One window of Canis lupus baileyi chromosome 21, mCanLup2.hap1, whole genome shotgun sequence genomic DNA carries:
- the LOC140613371 gene encoding olfactory receptor 4C46-like, translating into MEIRNNVTEFVLLGLTENPKMQKIIFVVFLVIYIVSVVGNVLTVVTITASPLSGSPMYFFLAYLSLIDACYSSVNTPTLIIESLREKKTIPFNACIIQIFGEHFFGGADVILLTVMAYDRYVAICKPLHYMTIMNRRLCGLLMAVVWVGGFLHAAIQILFIIPLPFCGPNVIDHFICDLNPLLNLACTDTHTLGFFVAANSGFICVLNFLLLMVSYVVILRSLKNHSLEARRKALSTCVSHITVVVLFFVPCIFVYMRPAATLSIDKAVAVFYTTITPMLNPLIYTLRNDQMKNAIRKLCSRNASVGDK; encoded by the coding sequence ATGGAGATTAGGAACAACGTGACAGAATTTGTGCTACTGGGGCTCACAGAGAATCCAAAGATGCAGAAAATCATATTTGTTGTGTTTCTGGTCATCTACATCGTCTCTGTGGTAGGAAATGTGCTCACCGTGGTCACTATCACTGCCAGCCCATTATCGGGGTCCCCCATGTACTTTTTCCTGGCCTATCTCTCCCTCATTGATGCCTGCTATTCTTCTGTCAATACCCCCACCCTCATCATAGAGTCACTCCGTGAAAAGAAGACCATCCCATTCAATGCATGCATAATCCAAATCTTTGGGGAACATTTCTTTGGAGGTGCTGATGTCATCCTGCTTActgtgatggcctatgaccgctatgtggccatctgcaagccactGCACTACATGACCATCATGAATCGGCGGCTATGTGGCCTGCTCATGGCAGTGGTGTGGGTGGGAGGCTTTCTTCATGCAGCCATACAGATCCTCTTTATCATCCCACTACCCTTCTGTGGCCCTAACGTCATAGATCACTTTATATGTGATCTGAATCCTTTGCTCAATCTTGCCTGCACTGATACCCACACTCTTGGGTTCTTTGTTGCTGCCAACAGTGGTTTCATCTGTGTCTTAAACTTCCTCCTCCTCATGGTTTCCTATGTGGTCATTCTGCGCTCCCTAAAGAACCACAGCTTGGAGGCGAGGCGCAAAGCcctctccacctgtgtctctcacATCACAGTGGTCGTCCTATTCTTTGTGCCCTGCATATTTGTGTACATGAGACCCGCAGCTACTTTATCCATTGATAAAGCAGTTGCAGTGTTCTATACTACAATAACTCCCATGTTAAATCCTTTAATCTATACCTTGAGAAATGACCAGATGAAAAATGCCATTAGGAAACTGTGTAGTAGGAATGCTAGTGTGGGTGACAAATAA